The following are encoded together in the Pirellulales bacterium genome:
- a CDS encoding ABC transporter permease has protein sequence MFVYLIRRILIALLTLVVVSFLGYCLIRFIPGSPVNAEIETSFKKISQADLERMRKQYGLDKPIVVGYGDWLGKIIFERNLGDSFTEKKPVSQVIGSAIGPTLLLTGISLALGYILSIPLGLYCAAAAGTTAERTTSISLYMLYSLPAFVTAILLQSLFGERLQGTWLELPYKGMVSDNFAQLSFPEQILDYARHLILPVFCYTYGILAYDARFIRANMNEVIRQDYIRTARAKGVGEWAILFNHAFRNTLIPFVTLIGLSLPALLSGSVILEQIFNWPGMGKLLYNAFTSRDYPLIMGLVLVYSIMTLLGQLLADLLYSYFDPRIKLQ, from the coding sequence ATGTTCGTCTACCTGATTCGCCGGATCCTCATAGCCCTGCTCACCCTGGTGGTCGTGAGCTTCTTGGGCTATTGCTTGATCCGATTTATTCCAGGAAGTCCCGTCAACGCCGAAATCGAAACCAGTTTTAAAAAAATATCCCAAGCCGATCTGGAACGGATGCGCAAGCAATATGGCTTGGATAAGCCCATCGTGGTCGGTTATGGCGATTGGCTGGGAAAGATTATCTTTGAACGAAATCTGGGGGATTCCTTTACCGAGAAAAAACCCGTGAGCCAGGTGATTGGCAGCGCCATCGGGCCGACGCTGCTCCTGACTGGCATTTCCCTTGCCCTGGGTTATATCCTGTCGATTCCCTTGGGTTTGTACTGCGCCGCCGCGGCGGGAACCACGGCGGAACGCACGACCAGTATTTCGCTGTATATGCTGTATTCGTTGCCCGCGTTTGTCACGGCGATCTTATTACAAAGTTTGTTCGGCGAGCGCTTGCAGGGGACTTGGCTGGAGCTGCCGTACAAGGGAATGGTCTCGGACAATTTCGCGCAACTCAGCTTTCCCGAACAAATCCTGGATTACGCGCGGCATTTGATCTTGCCCGTATTTTGTTATACTTATGGCATTCTGGCCTACGACGCCCGCTTTATCCGGGCCAACATGAACGAAGTCATCCGCCAGGATTACATTCGCACCGCCCGGGCCAAGGGGGTGGGGGAATGGGCCATCTTGTTTAATCACGCCTTTCGCAACACGTTGATTCCGTTTGTCACGCTGATTGGCCTGTCATTGCCCGCGCTGCTTAGCGGTTCGGTCATTCTAGAGCAAATTTTTAATTGGCCCGGCATGGGAAAGCTGCTCTACAACGCCTTTACCTCCCGTGATTATCCACTCATCATGGGCCTGGTGCTGGTCTATTCCATCATGACATTATTGGGGCAGTTACTGGCCGATCTGCTCTATTCGTACTTTGACCCCCGGATCAAATTGCAGTGA
- the thyX gene encoding FAD-dependent thymidylate synthase, whose protein sequence is MPTNQPLVEQLRWQKFPVLDDGFVCLVDCMGDDQAVVQAARVSYGEGTRQVSDDRGLIRYLLRHRHTTPFEMAELKFLIRVPMDCWRQWIRHRTANVNEYSTRYSLAIAATQTTPPTEWRSQAATNRQGSGAPLPQEVGEELTAAEAAFQAAARQLYEDRITRGVAREQARKDLPLCTYTEAYWKIDLHNLLHFLALRMDSHAQAEIRRYATTLGEKLVQPLFPLVWEAFIDYRVQALDLSRLDVGVVARLQERLRREGKTAAAEEDFLTVQDPAWQGLTRCRERDECREKLIRLGILEG, encoded by the coding sequence ATGCCCACCAATCAACCTCTTGTGGAACAACTGCGCTGGCAAAAATTTCCCGTTCTGGATGATGGCTTTGTATGCCTGGTGGATTGCATGGGTGATGACCAGGCGGTGGTCCAGGCCGCCCGGGTCAGTTATGGCGAAGGGACGCGGCAGGTTAGTGACGATCGGGGGCTGATTCGGTATTTATTACGGCATCGGCACACGACACCCTTTGAAATGGCGGAGTTAAAATTTTTGATCCGGGTGCCGATGGACTGCTGGCGTCAATGGATTCGGCACCGCACGGCCAATGTCAACGAATACAGCACGCGTTATTCGCTGGCGATTGCTGCCACCCAGACCACCCCGCCGACAGAGTGGCGTTCCCAGGCCGCCACTAATCGCCAGGGAAGCGGCGCGCCCCTGCCTCAAGAAGTGGGAGAGGAACTAACCGCCGCGGAGGCCGCGTTTCAGGCCGCGGCCCGACAATTGTACGAGGACCGCATCACCCGAGGCGTCGCCCGCGAACAAGCCCGCAAGGACCTGCCGCTATGCACCTACACCGAGGCCTACTGGAAAATCGACCTCCACAATTTGCTGCATTTTTTAGCCCTGCGGATGGACAGCCACGCCCAGGCAGAAATTCGCCGCTATGCGACAACCCTTGGGGAAAAACTGGTTCAGCCCCTCTTTCCGCTGGTGTGGGAGGCGTTCATCGATTATCGCGTGCAGGCCCTCGACCTGAGTCGGCTGGACGTGGGGGTGGTAGCGCGATTGCAAGAACGACTGCGCCGGGAAGGCAAAACCGCCGCCGCGGAAGAAGACTTTTTGACTGTTCAAGATCCCGCCTGGCAGGGACTGACCCGCTGCCGGGAGCGGGACGAATGCCGCGAAAAACTCATTCGGCTGGGTATTTTAGAAGGTTAA
- a CDS encoding ABC transporter ATP-binding protein — protein sequence MPQPLITIDNLSVAFPTREGLVKAVNEVSLVIPRGQTVGLVGESGCGKSVTAMAILQLIAPPGRVTGGRIILHDQGGDVELTTAPTEQIRRIRGGRIGMIIQEPMTSLNPVYTIGQQIAESLRIHKKLSSSAARARALELLNLVKIPQPEKRIDDYPHQFSGGMRQRVMIAIALACDPELLIADEPTTALDVTIQAQILDLLRELQARAGMAILLITHDLGVVAEMANSVTVMYASQVVESAAGRRVFDQPLHPYTVGLLRSRPQPGNLASLHSIPGMVPSAANLPAGCYFHPRCAWAKAERCPSEMPRLRVLTDTAEPQNSGHLTRCHYAEELLGEPSAKTL from the coding sequence ATGCCCCAGCCCCTCATCACCATTGATAATCTCAGTGTCGCCTTTCCCACGCGCGAGGGGTTGGTCAAGGCCGTGAACGAGGTTTCGCTGGTGATTCCCCGTGGGCAAACCGTGGGTCTGGTGGGAGAAAGCGGCTGTGGGAAAAGTGTCACCGCGATGGCGATTCTGCAACTGATAGCCCCGCCGGGCCGAGTCACGGGAGGGCGAATCATCCTCCATGACCAAGGAGGGGATGTGGAATTAACCACCGCTCCGACGGAACAAATTCGCCGGATTCGCGGCGGACGGATCGGCATGATTATTCAAGAGCCGATGACTTCGCTCAACCCGGTCTATACCATCGGCCAGCAAATCGCCGAATCGCTCCGCATCCATAAAAAACTTTCAAGTTCCGCGGCCCGTGCTCGCGCTTTGGAGCTGCTGAATCTAGTTAAAATTCCCCAACCGGAAAAACGCATTGACGATTATCCGCATCAATTTTCCGGCGGCATGCGGCAGCGGGTGATGATCGCCATCGCGCTCGCCTGCGATCCCGAATTGCTTATCGCCGACGAGCCCACCACCGCCCTGGATGTCACCATTCAGGCCCAAATCCTCGATTTGTTGCGGGAATTGCAGGCCCGCGCCGGCATGGCCATCTTGCTCATCACGCATGACCTGGGCGTGGTGGCGGAAATGGCCAATAGCGTGACGGTTATGTACGCGTCGCAGGTGGTGGAGTCCGCCGCCGGGCGGCGGGTGTTTGACCAGCCATTGCATCCTTACACGGTGGGACTGTTGCGTTCCCGGCCGCAACCCGGCAACCTCGCCAGCCTGCATTCCATTCCCGGCATGGTCCCCAGCGCGGCCAATTTGCCGGCGGGGTGTTATTTTCATCCGCGCTGCGCCTGGGCCAAGGCCGAACGTTGCCCCAGCGAAATGCCGCGGCTGCGTGTGCTGACTGACACCGCCGAGCCGCAAAATTCCGGCCATCTCACGCGCTGCCATTATGCGGAAGAGTTGTTAGGGGAGCCATCGGCAAAAACCCTCTGA
- a CDS encoding ABC transporter permease: MTSAATLPLDAVPLPATALRARVRGYWGDVWQRFCRNRSAVAGLVFVVFMTFVGVFAPFLAGVKPALAYYKGNYYLPALAYYSPDWEPNIFYRDRIVLQGYSLESMRGQDPASWVIWPLFYQDPVGDLDLTEAAANLGKTDDPAWQDPPTDFRQGPSRWHWFGTTNEGVDVLAAMIHGTSIALLIGFVSTGIAAMIGIPLGALAGYFGGWVDMLVSRLIEVVMCIPSLVLIMAVIALVNNPTIWHVMAVIGGIQWTGIARLTRAEFLRLREMDYVQAARALGAGHMRVMLRHILPNSLAPILVPITFGIASAILTESGLSLLGLTGSASPARWGALLNNARQDLTMWWLVLFPGLAIFLSVLSYNLIGEGLQEATDPRLRNR, translated from the coding sequence GTGACCAGCGCCGCGACTCTTCCCCTTGATGCCGTTCCCCTCCCAGCCACCGCGCTCCGCGCGCGGGTGCGCGGTTATTGGGGGGATGTGTGGCAGCGGTTTTGCCGCAACCGCTCGGCCGTGGCCGGGCTGGTGTTTGTCGTATTCATGACATTTGTGGGAGTGTTTGCCCCGTTTTTAGCCGGGGTCAAGCCAGCCCTGGCCTATTACAAGGGGAATTATTACCTTCCCGCGCTGGCGTATTACTCGCCCGATTGGGAACCGAATATTTTTTATCGGGACCGAATCGTGTTGCAGGGATATTCGCTGGAGTCCATGCGAGGGCAGGACCCCGCCAGTTGGGTGATCTGGCCGTTGTTTTACCAGGATCCGGTGGGGGATCTGGATTTGACCGAGGCCGCCGCCAATCTGGGTAAGACCGACGATCCGGCGTGGCAAGATCCGCCAACGGATTTTCGCCAGGGACCTTCGCGGTGGCATTGGTTTGGCACGACGAATGAAGGGGTGGATGTCCTGGCGGCGATGATCCACGGCACCTCGATCGCGCTCCTCATCGGGTTTGTCTCGACCGGCATCGCGGCGATGATTGGCATCCCGCTGGGGGCGCTGGCGGGGTATTTTGGCGGTTGGGTTGATATGCTGGTTAGCCGGCTCATTGAGGTGGTGATGTGCATTCCCAGCTTGGTCCTGATCATGGCGGTGATCGCGCTGGTAAATAATCCGACGATCTGGCATGTGATGGCGGTGATCGGCGGCATCCAGTGGACCGGCATCGCGCGGCTGACGCGGGCCGAATTTTTACGCCTGCGCGAGATGGATTATGTGCAGGCCGCCCGGGCTTTGGGGGCGGGACACATGCGGGTGATGCTGCGGCACATTTTGCCAAATTCGCTCGCGCCCATTCTGGTGCCGATCACCTTTGGCATTGCCAGCGCCATTTTGACCGAAAGCGGCCTGAGCCTCTTGGGCCTGACCGGTTCGGCCAGTCCGGCCCGCTGGGGCGCGCTTTTAAATAACGCGCGGCAAGATTTAACCATGTGGTGGCTGGTGCTGTTTCCGGGTCTGGCGATATTTTTATCGGTCTTGTCATATAACCTGATCGGCGAGGGATTACAAGAAGCAACCGACCCGCGGTTGCGAAATCGGTAA